Genomic window (Drosophila albomicans strain 15112-1751.03 chromosome X, ASM965048v2, whole genome shotgun sequence):
GGTGACTTTACTGGTCGTTTtgtaattcatattcatttaattgttagtttagtttagtttagtttagtttagtttagtttagtttagtttagtttagtttagtttagtttagtttagtttagtttagtttagtagTATTACAACATTTTATAGCTTATTACTCTCTTAGCAACGCTTTAAATACTTTGCATCTGGCTTCGACACTAACTAATTCTTATTTTGGTTCAATCACACACAGCTGCGACACCAAATGCGATCTGCACATTTATGCGGAGCAGATTATGCTGATGCTCAAGGATTTCCTCGAGGGTGCTGAAAGCGTCGACAGCTTCATGGCGGTCAGTTCATGCATTGTGGAATTCTCGCACATCTATCGCGATGTTTTCGAGCGTCATTTCACCGATGTGGTGGACATCATCATTGGCTGGCAATTGGAGCTCGGTCAGCCGAAGCATTTAAAGTCGCATTGCGCCCATGTGCTTGAGCAATTGACACCGTATTTCAGCAAGCAATTGGACTTTAGCTACGGCCTGCTAACACAGTTCATTGAGGACATCACAACGCTGGAGGCGAGCGAGAGGACAGGCGAACGCATTGGCGCCTTTGTGCGCTCCTTCAACTCGCTGCTCAAGTGCCTAACGCGCATGCACATCACCTGCGAGGCTGTTGTCCTCGACGCTCAGTCGCATctgatgcagctgctgccggaAGTGTTGGAAGCGAAGGAAAGCCAAAGCGATGCGTTGCTCAACATGAACGAgttcttttgcatttgcctgCTCAATGGCTATGCCACGGGCGATGTCAGCGCCCTGACGCAAGTGATACGCCTGGAGTTCGAGCATGTGCAGCAACTGCCGCAGCCGGAACAACTCAGCTGCCTGTATTTACTGTTGTGTGCGGTGCGCAAGTTACGCGCTCGCCTGCCTGCTGAGCTGGTGCAGCTGATCTTTCAATCGCACTGCGAATTCTTTGCCAGCATACGACTGCAGAGCTCTGGAGCGGCACACAACCTTCTGTTGCGCACGTGCCAGGAGACGCTGCTGATTAGGAACGTGCCGTTGCTGCAGCAGGCTTACAAACAGCTTGTCCACGACATTGACAACTGTGTGCGACAACTGgccaacgacaacgaggagaaggagaaggagaaggtggaggaggaggattcCCAGCAGCGCGAACATGTTATCGAGCAAGCGGGTCGCCTGCTCATCTTTCATTTATCGGCGCTAGCCGCGCTGGCCAAGCAAACGTCCTCCATCATTGGCATGTATGCGTGCAAGCCGTCGATACTCGAGCTGCTGATCAGCAATTGTCGCGCCGCCGAACTCCAGCTGTGGTCCCAGCATGCGGCCACGCATCATGCGCTGCTCGGCTTGCTTGTGGTCCACTGTCAAGCGAATCACAATTTTCGCAACAACTCGAGCCTGCTGCGCGAAcaggagaacaacaacagcgaatcGCCAACGGCGCACAGCTTCGGTCACATTCTGAAGTTCCTCGCTCAAACGCTAATGCAAGCGGCCGCATTGTCGCTACTCAATCTGCAGTTGCTGCTCAACTGGACCAAATCGCTGTTGCACGAATGCAGCGGCCGCTgttcgttgttgctgcagcatgCGGATTTCCGCGGCATCTGCGAATGCATTGCGGTCATGGCTGCAAAGTGTGCGCCGCTCGAGAGTGCCGCCTGCATGCAAGTGGTGCTGGGCTATGGCAGCGACCAGTTGAGTCCGCGACTGTTGCAGCTGTATCGCGAGACggcgctgcagcagctgcaatcgTTGTGCCCCCAAGCGCATGCGGCTTTCGCGCAGATCTACGCCCAGCTGCCGCTGAGCTTGAGCATCGCGCGACGTCCGACGCTGGGCATTGGCTGCAGTCCGGTCTGTGTGTGGCAGCAGCGTTTGACCGTTTGCAGCGCTGTGCGCGACAATGTCTTCAGGGATTTTGTGGCCCAACTGCAGGCGCCGCAGCATCAATTGTTTGCGGAGACGTTGCGTGGACTCTTCACACGCAGCTGGCAGGTGACGGCACTCGATGAGCGACAGGAGAAGTTGTCGCTGTGCACGCGGGAGAAGTTGTCACAGTGCACGCGACGTTGCCAACGGTTGACCGCCGCCTGGTTGCAGTACGAGGCGGCTCGCTATTGTGTCGATCAAAAGCTGCGGACGACTCTCGGCAAGCCGCAGGACACATTTCTGGCCTTCGAGGCGATTGTCATGCGCTATGCGCGTCTCTTGAGCGGTTGCGCAAAGGAAGCCGAACGTCTCGCTCAAGACGAACTGTCGCTGGAGCAACTGAGCAATACACGTGCCAATCTGAATATGCTTCTCGGATTTCTCGATGCGCTGGAGAAGCTCATCTACAATGCGGCCGAGGGCAGCGCGTTTGCATTGCGGCAACCGGAGAAACCAGTGAGCGCATTCTTTCGCCTCAACAATCCGACGTGCCAGTCGTGGTTCAATCGCATTCGCATCGGCGTCGTCATCATTGCCATGCACAGCCAACAGCCGGAGCTTGTCATACGCTACGCCCAGGTGAGCTTAAGACCTCTTTTGAATTAGTCTTTAAGCAGGCAACATGATGAGCTACAGACGAGTATAGGTCTGGCCTCAGTTTAagtatttgcttttatatattatatattactaaTCTATAacatccgtctgtctgtctgtctaccTATTTAATTTGCTCCAGCTGGAAAACTATGAGAGATACCGCCAAGAAATTTAATGACAAAGTTGCTGTTAGCTACATAGTTACATAGTGTTGATCTATAgcttctgtctgtctgtccgtctataTGATTTTCTGCAGCTGGGAAGCGACAATAAACTTAATAGCAAAGTTGCTGTAAGCTCTACGTAGTTTTTGTTCGCTGTAAAATGTGTATACATATTACTGATCTAAAGCTCCAtccgcctgtctgtctgtccgcctaTAAAATTGTCTGTAGCTGGGAAACTGTAAGAGCTAGCGACAGCAAAGTTAGTAGCAAAGTTGCTTACAGTGAAACGGagttttagttgcttttaaaatttgaCCACTCCCATTGCCGCCTTCGGAAATATCGAAAGTAGTTTTTAGGTTTACAAAATACTGCTGAACATGATGAGGAAATTCATTGCAAAATAATACTTGCTAAACATTTTAACTTGGTGGCTGTAAACTTGACTTATAGAGGTCATCAAATTCTAGCTGTCTTCTTGTCTGTCCGCAAATATACAAGCCTGAAACTGAGAGCTATTGACATCAAATTTGACGACTATGCTGATGTCAGCTGAATGAAGTTTATGTGTGCTTTAGAAGTTGAAAAGATGAAGTAGCGAAGGCTCTTTTATAGGGAGAATCTGTGTTGCTAAGGCACATGAGAAGAAAACAATCAAATGACAAATTCTTATAAGGAATCTTGTTAAGAAAGGCAATTTGTAGAACCCCAAATTCATTTCTTACTGATCTTCACTAACAGAGTTTTAACTCAATTCCTCTCTCCATCTGCCCCACAGCAAATACTGCAGACTCAAAAGGCGCAGGACTGCAGCTACAGTCAGGCGATTGTTTATCTGGCCTGGGCCTTCCTCAGGTGCCGCGAAGCGGACTCGCTGCGTGGCCTAAACATCTGGGCGCGCGCCAAGAGCGACAAATGCTATCAGTGGCTGCAGCATGCCGCCGAACAGGCAGCCGGACGCAAGGAAGCGGCCATCGCCGGCTATCGCAGTGTGCTCGCCGTTGAGGAGCTGCACGCAGAACTCGAGCCGCACACGCGACAATTTGTGCAGGCGCAGCTGATCGAGTGTTTGCAGAGCACTGGTCAGTGGACGGCGCTGCTGGAGCTGCGCTCGCAATTGAAGCGCAGCGAGGAGCAATTGAATCCATTTCTGCAGAAGAGCAGCGTGCAGATGAGCAGCCTGGAGCAGCTGCTGGCGAAGAGCACAGCGAGCAGCGACGAACTAAACGCAGCGCTGCACAAGCTGAGCCTCTGGAGTGATGCGAATGCGCAGACGGAGCACGCCAGCTTCTCGGCGTGCTATGTGCACGAGAAGCTCGAGaatctgctgctgcagcaggcGATGCTACAAACGCAATTCACCACCCCAATGCAACAGCTGTTGGACATGAATTGGCGCGAGGCGTTGCTCAACTCCAGCTGCGatcagcagcaatggcaacagctcACGCTGCTCAAGCACATTGCACAGCAGTTGAGGAGCGTCCAGTCGGAGCAATCGCAACTCTGTTTGTTGCCGCGCAGCTTGAATCGGGAGAGCAAGGACAGCAGCAAGGATTGCGGCATGATCAGAAGCAGTTTGCTGGTGCGCTGCGTCGCCTGGACGCAGCTGTTGAGGCGCCACTGCAGCCTCGAGAGTCTTGGGGAGCTGTACTTGGACACGGCGTCGCTGGCACGCGAGGAGGGCAATCAGCAGACGTGCCAGGCCATGCTGGAGCTGTACTTTGGCCAGCCGCTGAAGCAGATGGCGCGCCAGCTGATCGAGCAGCGACACGAACTCGACACGACGACGAGCGGAGTGCAATTGCTGCGCGGCTACAGCGAGCTAACCAAGTGTCTGcatctgcagcaacagcaccagctGCAGTGCAGCGAACTGAGCTCCATCAATGTGTGCGCCGCCCTCTGTTTGGCCATCCAAAAGCAACCCACATCGGGCAGCATTGGAGCCGAGCTGTTGCTCACTCTCTCCGACTGGATAACGGCGCGCAGCTGCAGCGGATTGGCCACCAATTTATCACCGACCCTTCAACAGCTGCTGGAGCAACTGCCCGAGTGTCCGCTcaccggcagcagcagccagcagacACAACAACCGATGAGTTTGCCGCATGGCGAACGTCTTGTGGCGCGTCTACTGAATGCGAgcttgcaacagcagccggaCAGCGAGGAGGCGTTGATTGCGTATGGCAATTGGTGCTATCGATGGGGCAAAAAGATTGTCGACAGCGGATCTGTGCTCACCCAGTCGGATATCCAAGCGATTGGCGAAGCCCTCGGTGGCAAGATGCCTGCAATGGATGGCGAACAGTTGCAGGAACTGTTGCAGGCCCTGCGCCTGGAACACCAACAGGAGGTCGCAAGCGATGTGGAGTTGCCGCCGCTGGCGGACGCTCAATGCGAACAGCGTTTGCGACGTCTCAGCCTGTTGGCCGACAAGCCAGCGAGCGTGCTGGAGGCGATAATGCGCATCTGGCGACGCGCCATCGCCAATACCTTTGACTACTACAAGCAGGCGGCGCGTGCGTACTTCCATTACCTCAGCCTCAAGGCGGgcgacgagcagcagcagcagctggcgaaCGGACAACGTTTCCATGTGGACGACAGCAATATGGTGACAACGACGCTGCGACTCTTGCGTCTCATTGTGAAGCATGCGAGCGGCTTGCAAGACGTCCTCGAGCAGGGACTGAAAACGACCCCGATTGGTCCCTGGAAGGTGATAATACCGCAGCTCTTCAGTCGCCTCAATCACCACGAACCGTATGTGCGCAAGAGTGTCTGTGCGCTGTTGTGTCGCCTCGCCGAGAGTTGCCCCCAACTGGTCACATTTCCCGCTGTGGTCGGTGCCAATCGAGAGCTGCAGGCGAAACCCCTGAACGCGGACGCCCCGATGGCCACGGAGATCACATCGATCATGGcggacaacagcagctgttgcgCCTGTCTGCTGGGCGCGCTGTCCAAGCAGGCGCCCGAGGTGGTGCAGCATGTGCAGCTGCTGGTGCGCGAATTGCGTCGCGTCTGTCTGCTGTGGGATGAGTATTGGATCCATTCGTTGGCTCACATCTACAACACGTATGTGGGACGCGTGACGGCGTTGGCCAGCGAATTTAAGCCCGACGATCATGAGGGTAAACAGAATCGTTTCAATAGCTGGCGTCCGCAGTTGCTCAACGATCTGGAGGCCCTGATGGCGTTCACGGCACGCGACGCTGAAACGAGCTACGAGCGCAGCTTCAAGCGACGTTTCGATGCACCCATCGCGGCGACGCTCGAAGCTCTGCGTCATCGGCCGTATCCGGAGGCGTGGGATAAACTCAAGCAGCTGTATCATGTGCTGCAGCTGAATATGCTGCGCGGCACGAGCAACATGCTCAAGATGCAGACCATCAGTCCGGTGCTCTGCGACATTGGACGCATGCGCATCTCGATGCCGGGTCTGGATGCGCACGATGAGCAGCAGCCGGTGTACATTGAGAGCGTGGAGAGCACCATCTGCATACTGCCGACGAAAACAAAGCCGAAGAAGGTTGCCTTTTATGGAAACAACGGGCAGAAGTACACGTTCCTCTTCAAGGGGCTGGAGGATCTGCATCTCGACGAGCGCATCATGCAATTCCTGTCCATATCCAATGCCATTATGGCCAGCAAAAATGACACGCCCAACAGCTGCTATCGCGCCCATCATTACTCCGTCATACCGTTGGGACCGCAGTCGGGTCTGATTAGTTGGGTCGATGGTATGACGCCGCTCTTTGCGCTGTACAAGAAGTGGCAACAACGCCAGCCACAAACGGCAACGGCTGCCTCGTCACGACGCCTCACCGACCTCTTCTACAACAAGTTGTCGCCGCTGCTGGCCAAGCACAATATGCTCGTCACAGATCCGCGACGTCAATGGCCATTGTCCGCATTGCGTCAAGTGCTGGCTGAACTCATGCAGGAGACGCCGGCGGATTTGCTGGCCCGGGAGTTGTGGTGTCAGGCGGGAAGCTCCGCGGAGTGGCGTCAATCGGTGCGTCGCTATACCACGTGCATGGCTGTAATGTCGGTGATTGGCTATGTCATTGGCTTGGGCGATCGTCATCTGGACAATGTGCTCATCAATCTGAACAGCGGCGATCTCGTCCACATCGATTACAATGTCTGCTTTGAGAAGGGACGCACCTTGCGCATACCGGAGCGGGTGCCCTTCCGCCTCACCCAGAATATGGTGAACGCCTTGGGCATCACTGGAGTTGAGGTAAGTCCTGCAAAttacttctttctttttttttgttagataTTAGCTTAAGGTTTAGCTGCAAGGAATATAGGCGTTAACCATAAAACTGAACCTCAACCCTCCTGAACCTCAACCCTCAAACTGAACCTTAATcccttcttttattttaactcGTTCGTTATCTATTGATCgctgcatttatttttgctagTTCCTGATGGTTTCCTAATCGGTCAGGTTCTTTGGGGGAGTGTTAAGAATTCACAGATTAAACCCAAAATAGTTAGGTCTTCAGctccatatatgtatgtacctCGAAGGGTGTCTGCTAAGGAACCCTAAAGTCCTGACGCCTTCAGTTCAGGGAAGTCTTTCTAACAGCTTCCTGAACTCTCTCGTTCCCCCATCTAATAGAAATAGATACGCCACAAAGTTATCTGTTCTACATCTGTTTATTGCGTTCCTTGGCAAGGGCTTGAGAGATCTTCTATAGCTTTGCATGTTATTGTTGGTTTTGTGGGTTTTGCAGTGGCTTCAAAGCTGCTTGTGCTATCAATGCGATGCTTCACACTGTCCGACGGCAGTCGCATCTCAACATCATCGGAATCAACACGACAACATCGCGCCGACTTGCAGCACAGTGTCTGGGCAAAGGCACGACGGAAGCCAGAGTTCTTCCATGAGTAGATAATGGGATTGAGGGCCGAGTTGGCAATGGCCAGCGAGAAGGCCGTCTTGTAGATCATCGAGCTGCTGCGACAAACGCTAAACAATTGCGCGATGGCCACACAGAAATAGGGCAGCCAACAGAGCGTAAAACAGCCCATGATGAAGACGACAATTTGAACGCTCTTCCAGTCCGGATGCAGCATGCTGTGCGGACTGTGCGTGTTGTAGACAACCGAATGTCGCAATCGCTGCGCCTGCTTTGAGGCTTCTCGCATGATGCGCCAGTAGAAGACCAGCATACAGATCCATATGACCACAAAGCCGGGCGTTATAATTCCTGCGACGTACCAGGGCAACAGCACCTCGTCAAACTCGCAGCCTTGCGATTCGCTCCACTTATTCCAGAAGATGGGTATTAATGCAACCAGGGCGCCCAGACACCAGTTGCACGTGATGATCAAGTACGCCATGCGACGCGTCATGTAACTGTAGAAGGGAGATTTAATTGGTTAGTCACCAAACAGATATCGAGACGGAGCAATTAATGTTAGTTAGATTTAAAAGTTAGGATCGGAAAAGGTAGAGATTAAGTCGAAAAGGTGAGAATTCCGGAACGCATTTGAGATGTGTAAGTTAAGAATGATACGTCCTAGATGAGATAAGAAAAGCAAGCAACGCAAGGTTCTGGTCAAAAAAAGTCACAGTTCTTATAAGGAAAGAGGATAACAACTATCGGGAAAAGAATAGGAAAGAATTTGTTCGAAAATAACTATTCAAAGTTGGGAAATCTTAATTCTTCGTAATCATTTAGAAATGAATAGAAGGTAAAGTCTGTGTTGATCTGAAAATAAAGGCTTGGGGAAACAGAAGAGTTTCAATCGGAACAGAAAATAGTTTTTACTAATAACGAAAACATATATCGGGAAGAGAACTGATACCGGTCGGAGAAAAAATGTCTGTGGTCGAGAAAGTTTTAGCGTCTAGTGGAAAGAGCGAAAAACTTTGGCGAATAGAGGACGGCTCTAATAGGAAATGAATGTCAGAAGCAGAACAAAAACGTAATATAGAAAAACTTCTGATATTCTAAGTAGAGAAAAGTCTTGGACTGAAAGGATTAAAAAGCTAAATGTCGAAGGTTTGTTTGAGATTGGCGACTTACCGTCTGTAGTGCAGAGCGTACATAACCGCAATGTAACGATCCACGGCGATGGAGATGAGGGTCAGTATGGAGACGCAGCAGGCGCAGATGAACAAGAAGAAGCGCAGCAAACAAAGGCCACGCAATCGTCCCAGATAACCGCCCATGTCCATATAGAAGGCAACATGATAGGGCAACGCGAGGCCAACAATAAAGTCCGAGACGGCAAGCGAGAGAATGAAGAGATTGGAGATAACCGAACGGAGATTGCGACAGGTGCGAACGGCAACAATCGTGAGAATGTTGCCGCCCAGAATAAAGACAAAGATGATTGCATTGATGATCACCCAGACCAAGAGACCGGCCCCAATGTGAGAAGTCTGCTCCTCGTCGTCGGGAGTTTGTTGAAGGATTTCATCGGTATTTGTGGTTGGATCAACGGTTGTGATATCGGTGAATTGCTCGGtatggttgttgttgattgcaTTCAGCTTTAGCCAAATGCCGAGATAATCCTCGTTGGTCATTGCGCCCACACGACACGACACGACGTTTGGGAATCTCCCGCActcacactctcgcacacaaaGTAATCGTACGTCAGcagctgctctgctgctgctttcaaAATCACGTTGTAACagaacaacacaacacaaaaaaaaacaagaataaataaaaataatggaaaatgtATTTGCGAATTTGGAAGCGCGACTACGAAACGCACACAGCGCCAGTGTTTAGCAATCTGCCAGCGGGTCTAGACCACCAGCACAATTAGGCACCTTccgcacacaacacacacgcacacactacAGTAcactacacacatacacatacacacacacgcaataACACTTGGGGCAAGGACtttgcaacaacaagagcgaaaaaaaaagtgcagtGTCGTGGGCGTCGTTTGTTTACGTTTCGCCTTTCGCACTGCCAAAAGCTGATAACACTCGCAGATCTAGCGCAGCGTGAGAAACACAATCCGTCGATAAGCCTGGCCACATTAATAGTGGCTAAAAACGGCGCTACCCTACAAATAATTGGCGCTGCCTGACCACAGACCGCGTCTACTCTAGGCACATTGATAGTGTATTACGCTGAGTCGCACTCTCGAGTTGAGAGTCTGAATCGAGTGAACATTCGTGGGGGGGTCGCGATTTGAACTCACCAACTATCGAATGAATCGATATCGAAATATCAAAGAATGCACCAGGAAAGTAGTTCTATAGAGGATCGATTAGGTTAGTGAAACAAAAGCTTTGCTCAAAGTGTTAGctgattaaattgaaattgttttgttgttgttattgagcAAGCCGGTTATTGTTGCAGGAACTAGCTAGTCGGcatgtaattaaattcaagACGCTAATAACACAAGACAGTAGTCGTGTGTGCTAAGCCATTATTAAGTTAATGGATTGACATAACGATGACGACAttgggtttttgtttttacaacaGAACTGGCTCTTGTAGTCGCCAGACTCGACTATGATTCGCAATCTGAAAATGCTTGTATATAGCATTTATA
Coding sequences:
- the LOC117574081 gene encoding serine/threonine-protein kinase Smg1: MITSRGADSMKRVAIPLDNYNDAEEDAVLSQMCIGRTANNNNNNNKNSSRNCNHGYGNSTATAATTTTTQSLWSKAHDMQHQQSASTAAATATAAASSNGNPALRNLNNDMTKGIQRRSHQCKMQFTASDRDAKLPNDDMRMSKIMRRLHNETSPAAALELCAKLDMVVRTPLNMGYLTRSFDAILDGMLSVLKQCPAPVLEECSKTLGLIGFINRMAYPSYEEFIVKNYRAHKRLQKYLIVALRTTLSCDTKCDLHIYAEQIMLMLKDFLEGAESVDSFMAVSSCIVEFSHIYRDVFERHFTDVVDIIIGWQLELGQPKHLKSHCAHVLEQLTPYFSKQLDFSYGLLTQFIEDITTLEASERTGERIGAFVRSFNSLLKCLTRMHITCEAVVLDAQSHLMQLLPEVLEAKESQSDALLNMNEFFCICLLNGYATGDVSALTQVIRLEFEHVQQLPQPEQLSCLYLLLCAVRKLRARLPAELVQLIFQSHCEFFASIRLQSSGAAHNLLLRTCQETLLIRNVPLLQQAYKQLVHDIDNCVRQLANDNEEKEKEKVEEEDSQQREHVIEQAGRLLIFHLSALAALAKQTSSIIGMYACKPSILELLISNCRAAELQLWSQHAATHHALLGLLVVHCQANHNFRNNSSLLREQENNNSESPTAHSFGHILKFLAQTLMQAAALSLLNLQLLLNWTKSLLHECSGRCSLLLQHADFRGICECIAVMAAKCAPLESAACMQVVLGYGSDQLSPRLLQLYRETALQQLQSLCPQAHAAFAQIYAQLPLSLSIARRPTLGIGCSPVCVWQQRLTVCSAVRDNVFRDFVAQLQAPQHQLFAETLRGLFTRSWQVTALDERQEKLSLCTREKLSQCTRRCQRLTAAWLQYEAARYCVDQKLRTTLGKPQDTFLAFEAIVMRYARLLSGCAKEAERLAQDELSLEQLSNTRANLNMLLGFLDALEKLIYNAAEGSAFALRQPEKPVSAFFRLNNPTCQSWFNRIRIGVVIIAMHSQQPELVIRYAQQILQTQKAQDCSYSQAIVYLAWAFLRCREADSLRGLNIWARAKSDKCYQWLQHAAEQAAGRKEAAIAGYRSVLAVEELHAELEPHTRQFVQAQLIECLQSTGQWTALLELRSQLKRSEEQLNPFLQKSSVQMSSLEQLLAKSTASSDELNAALHKLSLWSDANAQTEHASFSACYVHEKLENLLLQQAMLQTQFTTPMQQLLDMNWREALLNSSCDQQQWQQLTLLKHIAQQLRSVQSEQSQLCLLPRSLNRESKDSSKDCGMIRSSLLVRCVAWTQLLRRHCSLESLGELYLDTASLAREEGNQQTCQAMLELYFGQPLKQMARQLIEQRHELDTTTSGVQLLRGYSELTKCLHLQQQHQLQCSELSSINVCAALCLAIQKQPTSGSIGAELLLTLSDWITARSCSGLATNLSPTLQQLLEQLPECPLTGSSSQQTQQPMSLPHGERLVARLLNASLQQQPDSEEALIAYGNWCYRWGKKIVDSGSVLTQSDIQAIGEALGGKMPAMDGEQLQELLQALRLEHQQEVASDVELPPLADAQCEQRLRRLSLLADKPASVLEAIMRIWRRAIANTFDYYKQAARAYFHYLSLKAGDEQQQQLANGQRFHVDDSNMVTTTLRLLRLIVKHASGLQDVLEQGLKTTPIGPWKVIIPQLFSRLNHHEPYVRKSVCALLCRLAESCPQLVTFPAVVGANRELQAKPLNADAPMATEITSIMADNSSCCACLLGALSKQAPEVVQHVQLLVRELRRVCLLWDEYWIHSLAHIYNTYVGRVTALASEFKPDDHEGKQNRFNSWRPQLLNDLEALMAFTARDAETSYERSFKRRFDAPIAATLEALRHRPYPEAWDKLKQLYHVLQLNMLRGTSNMLKMQTISPVLCDIGRMRISMPGLDAHDEQQPVYIESVESTICILPTKTKPKKVAFYGNNGQKYTFLFKGLEDLHLDERIMQFLSISNAIMASKNDTPNSCYRAHHYSVIPLGPQSGLISWVDGMTPLFALYKKWQQRQPQTATAASSRRLTDLFYNKLSPLLAKHNMLVTDPRRQWPLSALRQVLAELMQETPADLLARELWCQAGSSAEWRQSVRRYTTCMAVMSVIGYVIGLGDRHLDNVLINLNSGDLVHIDYNVCFEKGRTLRIPERVPFRLTQNMVNALGITGVEGAFRLGCEYVLKVMRKERETLLTLLEAFVYDPLVDWTVNDEANAMRRAINAKPCASVSTSAVGGNEMKCLKKDKSKNKLHDWDAKRRHFVGKLKQCQKFWSKYKPEMLEHHAVIVDEIEQLQQSQSHRLATEQELVQLNRRSALIAEIKALGSAMSSHSFNTASTRYACKRCHTETLAKQATLRQPDYEMVQQILQHYEQCLQQQQLGEFNVRLIQYKLEGSSRHSEYLTLLDVVQLHLPAKILSGYDAVRNQLDEQFRRHNNLGLQCVEHMLQYAAIMAYYPEQRHRDNVYVRFHDTYAGYLQHADINGLLSSSGCSGISATNTLNAAETLENVWMELNCQLHQLTQHYANEQAVAQTQTPSHTLIAALGQSNCSASLLSAALIRTLEGATAVFNEYEQTALATHGIGIGIGSNSNNLVQQQLQFVQLVRSMCRVVVGAEPPGLEQANDQLSDLEAALSAVVQLQHCFEHDLPTSIFRLLLLNSNMDHLQTLLHLNAESLAERYNQQIVQEQQPTTTLSVEQQFLLSLRSAHACFQQLARALERITRTIKLIVDELQEEQTQQCMELNILKNGSTLCESLFFDLVLHTLRVSKCYDVRVMARPVLGFVQRLETEFLVGLVSPIAYAYYTSCTAGSGGARCQDLCDNEDVSQLCDGIFAALQAEATLRQQQIDIAFLNQKIETQTLIASAYHWAYGELLDAEMNCSHIISRQKLCEAIYENWQTLEQSSALMHLLQCQLQSQLDQLQQQRSNWNRNHIDSLLRNQKLQHQLTNDQLQLISELGKCASALCTMEQTGKLTKEQQKQMLHNMEQWLQANSKWQVSNARISAVEQAIVQLLDPEGPIDKCWLANVQGLLEDYTCKVQRDMQELECEQQTRHRFICASLKDMQRHQDNMPRVYLRSLCSEDDQLMQPQQQQQQQAAGKLVPLDVQLLSGHVRDAQRTLMNFFQRLLELRKELSSERRGVLNAETLGKWRTQLQEIQTMANDEVDEFFRSVEVFLQHSADGDSLPYETFAHNKGAPNLHEQKRNAYGVSVWKKIRMKLEGRDPDSNQRCTVTEQVDYVIREATNPDNLAVLYEGWTPWV
- the LOC117574132 gene encoding octopamine receptor beta-2R isoform X2 yields the protein MTRRMAYLIITCNWCLGALVALIPIFWNKWSESQGCEFDEVLLPWYVAGIITPGFVVIWICMLVFYWRIMREASKQAQRLRHSVVYNTHSPHSMLHPDWKSVQIVVFIMGCFTLCWLPYFCVAIAQLFSVCRSSSMIYKTAFSLAIANSALNPIIYSWKNSGFRRAFAQTLCCKSARCCRVDSDDVEMRLPSDSVKHRIDSTSSFEATAKPTKPTITCKAIEDLSSPCQGTQ
- the LOC117574132 gene encoding histamine H2 receptor isoform X1, which translates into the protein MTNEDYLGIWLKLNAINNNHTEQFTDITTVDPTTNTDEILQQTPDDEEQTSHIGAGLLVWVIINAIIFVFILGGNILTIVAVRTCRNLRSVISNLFILSLAVSDFIVGLALPYHVAFYMDMGGYLGRLRGLCLLRFFLFICACCVSILTLISIAVDRYIAVMYALHYRRYMTRRMAYLIITCNWCLGALVALIPIFWNKWSESQGCEFDEVLLPWYVAGIITPGFVVIWICMLVFYWRIMREASKQAQRLRHSVVYNTHSPHSMLHPDWKSVQIVVFIMGCFTLCWLPYFCVAIAQLFSVCRSSSMIYKTAFSLAIANSALNPIIYSWKNSGFRRAFAQTLCCKSARCCRVDSDDVEMRLPSDSVKHRIDSTSSFEATAKPTKPTITCKAIEDLSSPCQGTQ